The following coding sequences lie in one Garciella nitratireducens DSM 15102 genomic window:
- the ftsX gene encoding permease-like cell division protein FtsX — translation MKIRTFQNFIRDAIHNIWRNSWMSVASIASVVAVLIILGFVLIFMGNIQNAASAVEDTIELKAFLDVNISKEKVKEIEKQLNSYDKIQDITLETKEEALKNFSQQLGHRQDLLEGLEENNPLQNAYIISLKDPNQAEEVAKYIKKIDGIEEVKYGEEVVDKLLQSTQFIKAATFVLTVILAGVSIFVISNTIKITVFSRRREINIMKYVGATNWYIRWPFIIEGGILGVIGALFSILILAYGYYYVIGAIQNTSFSLVMSALVPAGEMMGTVTLLFLNFGLLIGIFGSILSIRKFLRV, via the coding sequence TTGAAGATTAGAACCTTTCAAAACTTTATCCGAGATGCCATTCATAATATATGGAGAAATTCTTGGATGAGTGTAGCTTCTATTGCATCTGTTGTTGCAGTTTTAATCATATTAGGATTTGTGCTTATTTTTATGGGAAATATTCAAAATGCTGCAAGTGCTGTAGAAGACACGATAGAGTTAAAAGCCTTTTTAGATGTAAATATTAGTAAGGAAAAAGTGAAAGAAATTGAAAAACAATTAAATTCTTATGATAAAATTCAAGATATAACATTAGAGACCAAAGAAGAGGCTTTAAAGAATTTTTCACAACAATTGGGTCATAGACAAGATTTATTAGAAGGACTAGAAGAAAATAACCCACTACAAAATGCTTATATTATAAGTCTTAAAGATCCCAATCAGGCAGAAGAAGTAGCAAAATATATTAAAAAAATTGATGGGATAGAAGAAGTAAAATATGGAGAAGAGGTAGTAGATAAATTACTTCAATCCACTCAATTTATAAAAGCAGCTACTTTTGTTCTTACAGTGATCCTAGCTGGAGTATCTATTTTTGTGATTTCTAATACTATTAAAATCACTGTTTTTTCTCGAAGAAGAGAGATCAATATTATGAAATATGTAGGTGCTACTAATTGGTATATTCGTTGGCCTTTTATTATAGAAGGAGGGATACTAGGAGTGATTGGGGCCTTGTTTTCTATTTTGATTTTAGCCTATGGTTATTATTATGTAATAGGGGCAATTCAAAATACTTCTTTTTCATTGGTGATGAGTGCATTAGTACCAGCTGGAGAAATGATGGGAACAGTCACATTACTTTTTTTAAACTTTGGTTTACTCATTGGTATTTTTGGTAGTATCTTATCTATAAGAAAATTTTTAAGAGTATAA
- a CDS encoding murein hydrolase activator EnvC family protein: MKKVITIMLVVIMLLGMILPAITMAAEPDKDLNRINQEKKAVQDKISEKQEQKQQVKKELKQLNQQLQQAQNELENTEKKLKTTNENLEQTKKEFEKAQQKMEAQNDILNERIRAMYKNNSTLGYLEVLLNATSFSDFISRFDTIKTVVNYDFDLLTSLQEQRDLLEDKKEEIQAEQQRITVLKKQLQDKAQEVETLKVSKQDYSNKLDSDLAAYETRAAQLEKDSQQVTKMIQEAQRKQQQTQTKQQEAQTKQQQTQTEQQQQMKKDSKDNATKDNATKDNANRGSMGGRLLWPVPGYTRISSPYGWRNHPIFGRTSFHTGIDIPAPTGTSAIAAGSGTVMYAGYMGGYGNTVIIDLGNGISTLQAHNSSLLVSVGQKVSRGQVVARVGSTGNSTGPHSHFEVRVGGNHTNPLPYVR; encoded by the coding sequence ATGAAGAAAGTAATTACCATTATGCTCGTTGTCATAATGCTTTTAGGAATGATTTTACCAGCAATTACAATGGCAGCAGAGCCAGATAAAGATCTCAATCGAATTAATCAAGAAAAGAAAGCTGTACAGGATAAAATCAGTGAAAAACAAGAGCAAAAACAACAGGTAAAAAAAGAATTAAAACAATTAAATCAGCAATTACAGCAAGCACAAAATGAATTGGAAAATACAGAGAAAAAATTAAAGACTACCAATGAAAATCTAGAACAAACAAAGAAAGAATTTGAAAAGGCTCAACAAAAAATGGAAGCACAAAATGATATTTTAAATGAGCGAATACGAGCCATGTATAAAAACAATAGTACGTTGGGTTATTTAGAAGTTTTACTAAATGCAACAAGTTTTTCTGATTTTATTAGTCGATTTGATACGATCAAAACGGTAGTAAATTATGATTTTGATCTATTAACATCTTTACAAGAGCAAAGGGACCTTTTAGAAGATAAAAAGGAAGAAATTCAAGCCGAACAACAACGAATTACAGTCTTAAAAAAACAGCTACAAGATAAGGCTCAAGAAGTGGAAACTTTAAAAGTTAGTAAACAGGATTATTCTAATAAATTAGATAGTGACTTAGCTGCTTATGAAACTAGAGCTGCCCAATTGGAAAAAGATTCTCAACAGGTTACTAAAATGATTCAAGAAGCGCAAAGAAAACAGCAACAAACTCAAACAAAACAGCAAGAAGCGCAAACAAAACAGCAACAAACTCAAACAGAACAGCAACAACAAATGAAAAAAGATTCTAAGGACAATGCAACTAAAGACAATGCAACTAAAGACAATGCAAATAGAGGCTCTATGGGAGGACGATTATTATGGCCAGTACCAGGCTATACTAGAATTAGTTCTCCTTATGGTTGGCGTAATCATCCTATTTTTGGCAGAACTAGCTTTCATACAGGAATTGATATTCCAGCACCAACAGGAACTTCAGCAATAGCAGCGGGATCTGGAACGGTTATGTATGCAGGTTATATGGGAGGTTATGGAAATACTGTAATAATAGATCTTGGAAATGGAATTTCTACTCTACAAGCTCATAATAGTAGTTTATTAGTAAGTGTGGGACAAAAAGTATCTAGAGGACAAGTAGTAGCAAGGGTAGGTTCTACCGGAAATTCTACAGGACCACATTCTCACTTTGAAGTTCGTGTTGGTGGAAATCATACTAACCCACTTCCTTATGTAAGATAA
- a CDS encoding S41 family peptidase — translation MKHKKKVWLAVILLLIITNTATFLLSNILCLSFGNKVILSTDSPETSATLQKLVLLKEFLQENYYQPVKEETLLDGALKGMFSSIGDPYTVYMNDKEFEGFMTETEGAFGGIGIQVTMDENGLITVIAPIEDTPGERAGLKSGDKIIKVNGEDVTGKELDKVVEKMKGKPGTKVTLTILRKGQENYIEKKITRETIRIKTVKSEKLEDDLGYIRISMFDENTAADFNRHLKNLEQQQIKGLIIDLRGNPGGLLNEVVEIADRILGEQTIVYTKDRNGKKQYYNSDEKTKLEIPLVLLIDEGSASASEILSGAVKDTHSGTLVGTTTFGKGIVQNVQNLSDGSGIKYTSSEYFTPNGINIHGKGIAPDIKVEIPDELLKKGKQLRLEEDPQFQKAVEILKTKIASD, via the coding sequence GTGAAACATAAAAAGAAAGTATGGTTGGCTGTTATTTTACTTTTGATAATAACAAATACAGCCACTTTTTTACTGTCAAATATCTTGTGCTTAAGTTTTGGAAATAAAGTGATTCTTTCAACCGACAGTCCAGAGACCTCTGCTACTTTACAAAAACTAGTATTGTTAAAAGAGTTTCTACAAGAAAATTATTATCAACCGGTAAAAGAAGAAACTTTATTAGATGGAGCTTTAAAAGGAATGTTTAGCTCTATCGGAGATCCTTATACTGTATATATGAATGACAAGGAATTTGAAGGTTTTATGACAGAAACGGAAGGAGCCTTTGGAGGGATCGGAATACAGGTGACTATGGATGAAAATGGTTTGATTACTGTAATAGCACCTATTGAAGATACTCCTGGAGAGAGAGCAGGTTTAAAAAGTGGAGATAAAATTATAAAAGTAAATGGAGAAGATGTGACTGGAAAAGAATTAGATAAAGTAGTAGAAAAAATGAAAGGCAAACCAGGGACTAAGGTAACTCTTACTATTCTTAGAAAAGGGCAAGAAAATTACATAGAAAAGAAGATCACCCGTGAAACCATTCGTATTAAAACTGTAAAAAGTGAAAAATTAGAAGATGATTTAGGATATATTCGTATTAGTATGTTTGATGAAAATACCGCAGCAGATTTTAATCGTCATTTGAAAAATTTAGAACAACAACAAATAAAAGGTTTGATTATTGATTTAAGAGGAAATCCAGGAGGTTTATTAAATGAGGTAGTCGAAATTGCTGATAGAATTTTAGGAGAGCAAACCATTGTTTATACAAAGGATCGAAATGGAAAGAAGCAATATTATAATTCTGATGAGAAAACAAAGTTAGAGATTCCCTTGGTTTTGTTAATTGATGAAGGAAGTGCTAGTGCTTCTGAAATTTTATCAGGAGCTGTAAAAGATACCCATTCAGGAACCCTAGTAGGAACTACAACTTTTGGAAAAGGGATTGTTCAAAATGTTCAGAATTTGTCGGATGGTTCAGGAATCAAATATACTTCTTCTGAATATTTTACTCCTAATGGAATTAATATTCATGGGAAGGGAATTGCTCCTGATATCAAAGTAGAAATTCCTGATGAGTTATTAAAGAAGGGGAAGCAATTACGATTAGAAGAGGATCCACAATTTCAAAAAGCTGTAGAAATATTAAAAACTAAGATAGCCAGTGATTAA
- a CDS encoding PDZ domain-containing protein — MRSIFLALGIGFKSLFQIIFYPIFWLVFLLIMIQYRKQGKIEKKILGIERNSAFARALQATFYGIIGGFLGSILMIGLGIPIGQEGLMYLLPIALLLYIINPRYLCFSYAGGLLSLFYLIFGFPKINVEGLMALVAILHFIESFLIYIDGNTDSMPIIIDKGDNLHIGGYHLQRTWPIPIIIITILTSSELAPMAQIEMPKWWPLLKSFKYQDLRDITFSMFSVVAILGYGDIALTQLPKEKVKKSAFRLFLYSIFLLLLSILASKIRIFQWIVALFGPMMHEFIILMGRKEEKKGNPLFILPPQGIRVLEVLQGSAAEKMKIQRGDILYTINDIPVNTKEELMKALDQWPTFVWIQGENCMGEKYTRELKAFPYGLRTLGIIVFPQYSEISYVMQEKESIFERFLNRSKK; from the coding sequence ATGAGATCTATTTTTCTAGCCTTGGGAATTGGTTTCAAATCTCTTTTTCAAATTATTTTTTATCCAATCTTTTGGCTAGTATTTCTTTTAATAATGATTCAATATAGAAAGCAAGGAAAGATCGAAAAAAAAATATTGGGCATAGAGAGAAATAGTGCTTTTGCAAGGGCTCTTCAAGCTACTTTTTATGGAATAATTGGAGGATTTTTAGGGAGTATCCTTATGATTGGATTGGGAATTCCCATTGGCCAAGAGGGGTTGATGTATCTTTTACCCATTGCTTTATTATTATATATAATAAATCCACGATATTTATGTTTTTCTTATGCAGGAGGTTTATTATCGTTATTTTATCTTATTTTTGGATTTCCTAAAATCAATGTAGAGGGACTAATGGCCTTAGTGGCTATATTACATTTTATAGAAAGTTTTTTAATTTATATAGATGGAAATACAGATAGTATGCCGATTATCATAGATAAAGGAGATAATTTACATATAGGAGGATATCATTTACAACGAACTTGGCCCATTCCCATTATTATTATAACTATTTTAACTAGTAGTGAACTAGCCCCTATGGCACAAATTGAAATGCCTAAGTGGTGGCCTCTTTTAAAATCTTTTAAATATCAAGATTTAAGAGATATTACTTTTTCTATGTTTAGTGTGGTAGCAATTCTTGGATATGGGGATATTGCACTTACTCAATTACCTAAAGAAAAAGTAAAAAAATCTGCTTTTCGTCTTTTCCTTTATAGTATTTTTTTGTTACTACTATCCATTTTAGCTTCAAAAATAAGAATATTTCAATGGATTGTAGCTTTATTTGGGCCCATGATGCATGAATTTATTATTTTAATGGGAAGAAAAGAAGAAAAAAAAGGAAACCCATTATTTATTCTACCACCACAAGGAATTCGAGTTTTAGAAGTGTTACAAGGGTCAGCAGCAGAAAAAATGAAAATTCAGAGGGGAGATATTTTATACACTATTAATGATATTCCTGTAAATACAAAAGAGGAGTTAATGAAAGCTTTAGATCAATGGCCGACTTTTGTATGGATTCAAGGAGAAAATTGCATGGGGGAAAAATATACAAGAGAATTAAAGGCTTTTCCCTATGGACTTAGGACCTTAGGCATTATTGTTTTCCCTCAATATTCAGAGATTAGTTATGTAATGCAGGAAAAGGAAAGTATTTTTGAGAGATTTTTAAATAGAAGCAAAAAATAA
- a CDS encoding rhomboid family intramembrane serine protease, which yields MNWLNKLERKFGRYAIPNLMSYIVGGNLLVYIFQYFFHIPMSNYLAFVPRLIMQGQIWRIITFIFIPPSASLIFIMFVLYFYYMIGNTLEYEWGTLKFNLYYLFGMIGIMLSGLLTGYGTSYYLNLSLFLAFAYLFPDTEILLFMILPVKIKWLAYLDWAYFGISLITGNIYQKAAIIASLINFFIFFGKDFIDYIKYHKKYDSTRRNFKREMKKYNRWR from the coding sequence ATGAATTGGTTAAATAAATTAGAAAGAAAATTTGGTCGATATGCTATTCCTAATTTAATGTCCTATATTGTAGGAGGAAATTTATTGGTCTATATCTTTCAATATTTTTTCCACATCCCGATGTCCAACTATTTGGCCTTTGTTCCTAGACTTATTATGCAAGGACAAATTTGGAGAATCATTACTTTTATTTTTATCCCTCCTTCTGCTTCTTTGATTTTTATTATGTTTGTTCTATATTTTTATTATATGATTGGAAATACCTTAGAATATGAATGGGGGACTTTAAAATTTAACCTATATTATCTCTTTGGAATGATAGGCATTATGCTATCTGGACTTCTTACCGGATATGGTACTAGCTACTATTTAAATTTATCTTTATTTTTAGCTTTTGCCTATCTATTTCCTGATACAGAGATTTTATTGTTTATGATTTTGCCTGTTAAAATCAAATGGCTTGCTTATTTAGATTGGGCATACTTTGGAATTTCATTAATTACTGGAAATATCTATCAAAAAGCAGCTATTATTGCTTCTTTAATTAACTTTTTTATTTTCTTCGGAAAAGATTTCATTGATTATATAAAATACCATAAAAAATATGATTCTACTAGAAGAAACTTTAAAAGAGAAATGAAAAAATATAATCGATGGCGATAG
- a CDS encoding bacteriohemerythrin, with the protein MLRWKDEYLTGIDIIDEQHKELFRIAEQAFELLKNDFYIDKYDRIVNLIEQLKNYASFHFETEENYMTQIGYQRLLHQKVQHHDFVEKVNQINLEEVDENQDQSLLFIIEFAVDWIDQHILKEDKRIPAE; encoded by the coding sequence ATGTTAAGATGGAAAGATGAGTATCTTACGGGAATAGATATTATTGATGAACAGCATAAGGAATTATTTCGAATAGCTGAGCAAGCCTTTGAATTATTGAAAAATGACTTCTATATCGATAAATATGATAGAATTGTAAATCTAATCGAGCAGTTAAAAAATTATGCATCTTTTCATTTTGAAACAGAAGAAAATTATATGACACAAATTGGATATCAAAGACTTTTACATCAAAAAGTACAACATCATGATTTTGTAGAGAAAGTAAATCAAATTAATTTAGAAGAAGTAGATGAAAATCAAGATCAATCCTTATTATTTATTATAGAGTTTGCTGTAGACTGGATTGATCAACATATTTTAAAAGAAGATAAAAGAATTCCAGCAGAATAG
- the uvrB gene encoding excinuclease ABC subunit UvrB, with product MGKFEVFSRYTPQGDQPKAIEALSEGILKGKKFQTLLGVTGSGKTYTMAKVIEKVQKPTLVIAHNKTLAAQLASEFREFFPNNAVEYFVSYYDYYQPEAYVPSSDTYIEKDASINDEIDKLRHSATAALFERKDVIIVASVSCIYGLGDPIDYENLVISLRPGMEKDRDEVIRKLIDIQYMRNDVEFTRGTFRVRGDVLEIFPASSSERAIRVEFFGDEVDRITEIDVLTGEIIGIRNHISIFPASHYATSPEKLKSAIKSIEEELQERYQELIGEGKLLEAQRILQRTNFDIEMLKEMGYCNGIENYSRHISNRPSGSPPFTLIDYFPQDFLMMIDESHVTIPQIRGMYAGDHSRKKSLVDYGFRLPSAFDNRPLTFEEFEQHIHQMVFVSATPGPYEKEHSEQIVEQIIRPTGLLDPEIIVKPIKGQIDDLVEEIHKRIEKKQRVLITTLTKKMAEDLTNYLREVDIKVNYLHSDIDTIERMEIIRDLRLGTFDVLVGINLLREGLDLPEVGLVAILDADKEGFLRSETSLIQTIGRAARNAEGKVIMYADQITSSMERAINETNRRRERQQEFNKKHGITPKTIEKKIYDVIEATKVAEEAEKYGIKKPVEKMSEQDLIELMKNLEEEMQESAKNLQFERAAELRDKIQQLKEEYHF from the coding sequence ATGGGAAAATTCGAAGTGTTTTCAAGATATACTCCTCAAGGAGATCAACCTAAAGCTATTGAAGCTTTAAGTGAAGGAATTTTAAAAGGGAAAAAGTTTCAGACTTTGTTAGGAGTTACTGGTTCAGGAAAAACATATACTATGGCAAAGGTCATTGAAAAGGTACAAAAGCCTACCTTAGTAATTGCTCATAATAAAACTTTAGCAGCGCAATTAGCTAGTGAATTTAGAGAATTTTTTCCCAATAATGCAGTAGAATATTTTGTGAGTTATTATGATTATTATCAACCAGAAGCTTATGTACCTAGTTCAGATACTTATATAGAAAAGGATGCTTCTATAAATGACGAAATAGATAAATTAAGGCATTCAGCTACTGCAGCCCTTTTTGAAAGAAAGGACGTTATTATTGTAGCAAGTGTATCCTGTATTTATGGTTTAGGGGATCCAATCGATTATGAAAATTTAGTGATTTCTTTAAGACCCGGGATGGAAAAGGATCGAGATGAAGTCATTCGAAAACTAATTGACATTCAATATATGAGAAATGATGTAGAGTTTACTCGGGGTACCTTTCGAGTTCGTGGAGATGTATTAGAAATTTTTCCTGCTTCTTCTTCAGAACGAGCTATTCGAGTAGAATTTTTTGGAGATGAAGTAGATAGAATTACAGAAATCGATGTTTTAACGGGTGAAATTATAGGAATACGAAATCATATTTCTATTTTCCCAGCTTCCCACTATGCAACATCTCCGGAAAAATTAAAGTCAGCGATCAAAAGTATAGAAGAAGAATTGCAAGAAAGATATCAAGAACTTATTGGAGAGGGCAAATTATTAGAAGCTCAGAGAATTTTACAAAGAACCAATTTTGATATTGAAATGCTAAAGGAAATGGGATATTGCAATGGAATTGAAAATTATTCTAGGCATATTAGCAATCGTCCTTCGGGCAGTCCTCCTTTTACCTTAATTGATTATTTTCCTCAAGATTTTTTAATGATGATTGATGAGTCCCATGTTACCATACCGCAGATTAGGGGGATGTATGCAGGAGATCATTCAAGAAAGAAGTCTTTAGTGGATTATGGATTTCGTCTCCCTTCTGCTTTTGATAATCGTCCTTTAACGTTTGAAGAGTTTGAACAACATATTCATCAAATGGTTTTTGTATCTGCTACTCCAGGTCCTTACGAAAAGGAACATAGTGAACAGATAGTAGAACAAATTATTCGACCTACTGGTTTATTAGATCCAGAAATTATAGTGAAACCTATTAAAGGGCAAATAGATGATTTGGTAGAAGAAATTCATAAAAGGATAGAAAAAAAACAAAGGGTGTTGATCACGACTTTAACCAAAAAGATGGCAGAGGACTTAACAAACTATCTAAGGGAAGTGGACATCAAAGTAAATTACCTGCATTCAGATATTGATACCATAGAAAGAATGGAAATTATTAGAGATTTGCGCTTAGGCACTTTTGATGTCTTAGTAGGAATTAATCTATTAAGAGAAGGACTAGATTTACCAGAAGTAGGATTAGTTGCTATATTAGATGCAGATAAAGAAGGATTTTTACGTTCAGAGACTTCTTTAATCCAGACTATTGGAAGAGCTGCTCGTAATGCTGAAGGAAAAGTAATTATGTATGCAGACCAAATCACTTCTTCTATGGAAAGAGCAATTAATGAGACAAATCGTAGAAGAGAACGTCAGCAAGAGTTTAATAAAAAACATGGGATTACTCCTAAAACGATAGAGAAAAAAATATACGATGTAATAGAAGCAACCAAAGTTGCTGAAGAAGCTGAAAAATATGGAATTAAGAAGCCAGTAGAAAAAATGAGTGAACAGGATCTAATAGAATTAATGAAAAATTTAGAAGAAGAAATGCAAGAATCAGCTAAAAATCTACAATTTGAACGAGCTGCTGAGCTTCGAGATAAAATACAACAATTAAAGGAAGAATACCATTTTTAA
- the uvrA gene encoding excinuclease ABC subunit UvrA gives MAKDKIIIHGARENNLKNFHLEIPRNQFIVLTGLSGSGKSTLAFDTIYAEGQRRYVESLSAYARQFLGQMDKPDVDYIEGLSPAISIEQKTTNNNPRSTVGTVTEIYDYLRLLFARIGIPHCPKCGKKISQQSVDQMVDQIITLEEGTKIQLLAPIIQGRKGQHVKLLDQIRKEGFVRVRIDGEIRDLGEKISLEKNKKHTIEVVVDRLKIKKGISKRLTDSIETVLELSGGILLVDIIGGKEFFFSEKFACIDCGIGLEEMSPRNFSFNSPFGQCPTCEGIGTLLKIDPHLVIPDPSKSIAEGGLDPWENLKEDSWYYSLLKALAKHYHFSLDTPIKDLGEDIIDLILYGTKGEKIKVFYQKNGRTAEYLVSYEGIINNLQRRYQETSSEMMRSYFERYMSMDPCPSCHGSRLKKESLAVTIHNKNIAQVSQLSIQQALDFLNHLDLSNKDQMIANQILKELKARLQFLIDVGLDYLTLSRSAGTLSGGESQRIRLATQIGSGLVGVVYILDEPSIGLHQRDNERLLKSLRELTDLGNTLLVVEHDEDTMYAADQIIDIGPGAGAHGGYVVAQGTAEEIIKNKKSITGQYLSGEKFISVPDVRRKPNGQYIEVVGARENNLKNIDVRFPLGVFTCVTGVSGSGKSTLVNDILYRGISQKLYRSKDRPGEHDKIIGIENIDKIINIDQSPIGRTPRSNPATYTGTFDLIRDLFAQTPEAKARGYQKGRFSFNVKGGRCEACSGDGIIKIEMQFLSDVYVPCEVCKGKRYNRETLEIEYKRKNIADVLDMTVEEALEFFENIGKIKNKLQTLYDVGLGYVKLGQPSTQLSGGEAQRIKLATELSKRSTGKTLYILDEPTTGLHFADVHKLTTLIDRLVQGGNTVVIIEHNLDIIKRADYIIDLGPEGGDRGGNMIAQGTPEEIAENPNSYTGMFLKKILNKRK, from the coding sequence ATGGCAAAAGATAAAATTATTATACACGGAGCAAGAGAAAATAATTTAAAAAATTTTCATTTAGAAATTCCAAGAAATCAATTTATTGTTCTTACAGGCCTAAGTGGTTCAGGAAAATCCACTTTAGCTTTTGATACTATTTATGCAGAGGGACAACGAAGATATGTAGAATCTCTTTCTGCCTATGCACGACAATTTTTAGGACAGATGGATAAGCCAGATGTAGATTATATTGAGGGGTTGTCTCCAGCCATATCCATCGAACAGAAGACTACCAATAATAATCCTCGTTCTACTGTAGGAACAGTGACAGAAATTTATGATTATTTACGATTACTTTTTGCAAGAATTGGAATTCCTCATTGTCCTAAATGTGGAAAGAAAATTAGTCAGCAATCGGTGGATCAAATGGTAGATCAGATTATAACGTTAGAAGAAGGAACAAAAATTCAATTATTAGCTCCTATCATACAAGGACGAAAAGGACAACATGTAAAGCTATTGGATCAGATTAGAAAAGAAGGATTTGTAAGAGTAAGAATTGATGGAGAAATTCGAGACTTAGGAGAAAAAATTTCTTTAGAAAAAAATAAAAAACATACAATTGAAGTAGTGGTAGATCGATTGAAGATAAAAAAAGGAATTTCTAAACGTCTTACTGATTCTATTGAAACGGTACTAGAATTAAGTGGAGGTATTTTATTAGTAGATATTATAGGGGGAAAAGAATTCTTTTTTAGTGAAAAATTTGCTTGTATTGATTGTGGAATTGGGCTGGAAGAGATGTCTCCTAGAAATTTTTCTTTTAATAGTCCCTTTGGGCAGTGCCCTACTTGTGAAGGCATTGGAACGCTACTAAAGATTGATCCTCATCTAGTAATTCCTGATCCCTCTAAAAGTATTGCAGAAGGAGGATTGGATCCTTGGGAGAATCTTAAAGAAGATTCATGGTATTATAGTCTACTTAAGGCGTTGGCAAAACACTACCATTTTAGTTTAGATACGCCTATTAAAGATTTGGGAGAGGACATAATAGATCTTATTCTTTATGGGACAAAGGGAGAGAAAATTAAAGTTTTTTATCAAAAAAATGGAAGAACAGCAGAATATCTTGTTTCTTATGAAGGAATTATAAATAATTTACAAAGAAGATATCAAGAAACCAGTTCTGAAATGATGCGTTCTTATTTTGAGCGATATATGAGTATGGATCCATGTCCTAGTTGCCATGGGAGTAGACTGAAAAAAGAGAGTCTTGCAGTGACTATTCATAATAAAAATATAGCTCAGGTTTCCCAACTTTCTATTCAACAAGCATTGGATTTTTTAAATCATCTTGATTTAAGCAATAAAGATCAAATGATTGCCAATCAGATTTTAAAAGAATTAAAAGCAAGATTACAATTTTTAATAGATGTAGGATTAGATTATTTAACTCTTTCTCGTTCTGCTGGAACTTTATCTGGAGGCGAATCTCAAAGAATTCGTCTTGCGACTCAGATTGGTTCTGGTCTTGTAGGAGTGGTTTATATTTTAGATGAACCTAGCATTGGATTACATCAAAGGGACAATGAAAGATTATTAAAGTCTTTAAGAGAACTTACCGATTTAGGGAATACTCTTCTTGTGGTAGAACATGATGAAGATACCATGTATGCTGCCGATCAAATCATAGATATTGGCCCGGGAGCGGGAGCTCATGGAGGATATGTGGTAGCGCAAGGAACAGCAGAAGAAATTATAAAAAATAAAAAATCTATTACTGGACAATATTTAAGTGGAGAAAAATTTATTTCTGTACCAGATGTGCGTCGAAAGCCTAATGGACAATATATTGAGGTAGTAGGAGCAAGAGAAAATAACCTAAAAAATATTGATGTAAGATTTCCTCTAGGAGTTTTTACTTGTGTAACAGGGGTGTCTGGTTCTGGAAAAAGTACCTTAGTAAATGACATATTGTATCGAGGAATTTCTCAAAAACTTTATCGTTCTAAGGATCGTCCAGGAGAGCATGATAAAATTATAGGAATTGAAAACATCGATAAAATTATTAATATCGATCAATCTCCTATTGGAAGAACTCCGCGTTCCAATCCAGCTACCTATACAGGTACCTTTGATTTAATACGAGATCTATTTGCTCAAACTCCTGAGGCTAAGGCTAGAGGGTATCAAAAAGGACGTTTTAGTTTTAATGTAAAAGGAGGACGATGTGAAGCTTGTAGTGGGGACGGAATTATAAAGATCGAAATGCAATTTTTATCAGATGTCTATGTTCCTTGTGAAGTTTGTAAGGGAAAAAGATATAATCGAGAAACTTTAGAGATTGAATACAAAAGAAAAAACATTGCAGATGTTTTAGATATGACGGTGGAAGAAGCATTAGAATTTTTTGAAAATATTGGCAAGATTAAAAATAAATTGCAAACTTTATATGATGTAGGATTAGGATATGTAAAATTAGGACAACCTTCTACCCAATTATCTGGGGGAGAAGCTCAGAGAATTAAATTAGCAACGGAATTAAGTAAAAGGAGCACAGGAAAAACTCTTTATATTTTAGATGAGCCCACTACGGGTCTTCATTTTGCTGATGTTCATAAATTAACAACCCTTATTGATCGATTAGTACAAGGGGGAAATACCGTTGTGATTATTGAACATAATCTAGATATTATTAAAAGAGCAGATTATATTATTGATTTAGGACCAGAGGGAGGAGATCGCGGGGGAAATATGATTGCTCAAGGAACCCCAGAAGAAATTGCAGAAAATCCAAATTCCTATACAGGAATGTTTTTAAAAAAGATTTTAAATAAGAGAAAATAA